From a single Paraburkholderia sp. D15 genomic region:
- a CDS encoding 3'-5' exonuclease, with protein MTPILVFDIETIPDVAGIRRLEDLPATLTDAEVAEHAFAARREKTGGDFLPHHLQRVAAISCVFRDNNGFRVRSLGTPEDGEAALVQSFYRVIEKYTPQLVSWNGGGFDLPVLNYRALVNGIPAYRFWDLGEDDREFKWNNYISRYHARHTDLMDVLAMYQARANAPLDALAKMCGFPGKMGMDGSQVWHAYQEGRIEEIRNYCETDVVNTYLLYCRFQLIRGAFSAQEYADEINLVKNALAQETAPQWAEYLAAFEQ; from the coding sequence ATGACACCGATTCTTGTTTTCGACATCGAGACGATTCCCGATGTCGCCGGCATTCGCCGCCTCGAAGATCTACCCGCCACGCTGACCGACGCCGAAGTCGCCGAGCACGCGTTCGCCGCGCGCCGCGAGAAGACCGGCGGCGATTTCCTGCCGCACCATCTGCAACGTGTCGCGGCCATTTCCTGCGTGTTTCGCGACAACAACGGCTTCCGGGTGCGCTCGCTCGGCACGCCGGAAGACGGCGAGGCCGCGCTGGTGCAGTCCTTCTATCGCGTGATCGAGAAGTACACGCCGCAACTCGTGTCGTGGAACGGCGGCGGCTTCGACCTGCCGGTGCTGAACTACCGGGCGCTCGTCAACGGCATTCCGGCGTATCGATTCTGGGATCTCGGCGAAGACGACCGCGAGTTCAAGTGGAACAACTACATCAGCCGCTATCACGCGCGCCATACCGATCTGATGGACGTGCTCGCGATGTATCAGGCGCGCGCCAATGCGCCGCTCGACGCGCTCGCGAAGATGTGCGGCTTTCCCGGCAAGATGGGCATGGACGGCAGCCAGGTATGGCATGCGTATCAGGAAGGGCGGATCGAGGAAATCCGTAATTACTGCGAGACCGACGTCGTCAACACGTACCTGCTGTATTGCCGCTTCCAGCTGATTCGCGGCGCGTTTTCGGCGCAGGAATACGCCGATGAGATCAACCTGGTGAAGAACGCGCTCGCGCAGGAAACCGCGCCCCAGTGGGCCGAGTATCTGGCGGCGTTCGAGCAGTAG
- the rpoS gene encoding RNA polymerase sigma factor RpoS — MPKSKRRPSQAESEKISQAGSASVDDSGASEVEEEVVEERELDDRQGGAEEGDAREGASEAAPDADDFRALLQAELTADTIQHYLNRISVKPLLTVEEEQKYSRLAKAGEFEARQVMIERNLRLVVSIAKGYLNRGVPLLDLIEEGNLGLMHAIEKFDPTRGFRFSTYATWWIRQSIERAIMNQARTVRLPVHVIRELNQVLRAKRHLEKNSMNSGEAAERRDASIDDIAYLTGKTTDEVTDILALNEHTASLDAPLDLDPASSLLDLLSDDQSQSPDAEVQHRELETLTRAWLARLSDKHRHVIERRFGLNHIEPATLEELADEMGLTRERVRQIQQEALVRLKRFFASNGVRKDAVL; from the coding sequence ATGCCGAAATCGAAGCGCCGCCCGTCGCAAGCCGAGTCTGAGAAGATCAGCCAAGCTGGATCCGCTTCGGTGGACGATAGCGGCGCTTCGGAAGTCGAAGAGGAAGTCGTCGAGGAACGCGAACTCGACGATCGCCAGGGTGGCGCGGAAGAGGGCGATGCTCGCGAAGGCGCGAGCGAAGCCGCGCCGGACGCCGACGATTTCCGCGCACTGCTGCAAGCCGAGCTGACGGCCGACACCATTCAGCATTACCTGAACCGCATTAGCGTCAAGCCGCTGCTCACCGTCGAGGAAGAGCAGAAATACTCGCGTCTTGCGAAGGCCGGCGAGTTCGAAGCGCGGCAGGTGATGATCGAGCGCAATTTGCGGCTCGTGGTCAGCATCGCCAAGGGCTATCTGAATCGCGGCGTGCCGTTGCTCGATCTGATCGAGGAAGGCAATCTCGGCCTGATGCACGCGATCGAGAAATTCGATCCCACGCGCGGCTTCCGTTTCTCGACATATGCCACGTGGTGGATCCGTCAAAGCATCGAGCGCGCGATCATGAACCAGGCGCGCACGGTGCGTCTGCCGGTTCACGTGATTCGTGAACTCAATCAGGTGCTGCGCGCGAAACGCCATCTGGAAAAGAATTCGATGAACTCCGGCGAAGCGGCTGAACGCCGCGATGCCAGCATCGACGACATCGCCTATCTGACCGGCAAGACGACCGACGAAGTCACCGATATCCTCGCGCTGAACGAGCACACCGCCTCGCTGGATGCGCCGCTCGATCTCGATCCGGCGAGCAGTCTGCTCGATCTGCTGTCGGACGACCAGAGTCAGTCGCCGGACGCCGAAGTGCAGCATCGCGAACTCGAAACGTTGACGCGCGCCTGGCTCGCGCGGCTGTCGGACAAGCATCGGCATGTGATCGAGCGTCGCTTCGGCCTCAATCACATCGAACCCGCCACGCTCGAAGAGCTGGCTGACGAAATGGGCCTCACGCGCGAGCGTGTGCGCCAGATCCAACAGGAAGCGCTGGTGCGGCTGAAGCGCTTCTTCGCCTCCAACGGTGTTCGCAAGGACGCCGTTCTATAA
- a CDS encoding peptidoglycan DD-metalloendopeptidase family protein, whose protein sequence is MSMLRAMQRTSLNVPMTVTQRSVCVLALSLLMTACATRLDQAPVVDRSGGGVLGTPATAAQPVPLGPPPPGYYRVKPGDTLYRIALENGQNYRDISAWNNLTNPNQIEVDQLLRVVPPGANTAALTPGVSTAPIGNGGAVQSAPLGSTPPVAGAAAGVATPPVYGAGANNAAVAPPVAGSDSGAAASNVSFAWPVRGPLLGTFNDSTNKGVNIGGASGDPVKASADGRVVYAGNGLRGYGNLIIIKHDATYLTAYAHNRALMVKEGDAVTKGQKIAEMGNSDSDRVMLHFEVRRQGKPVDPLKYLPPQ, encoded by the coding sequence ATGAGTATGTTGCGCGCCATGCAAAGAACCAGCCTGAATGTCCCGATGACCGTCACCCAGCGTAGCGTGTGCGTGCTCGCCCTGTCCCTGTTGATGACGGCCTGCGCGACGCGGCTCGATCAGGCGCCTGTCGTCGATCGTTCCGGCGGCGGCGTGCTCGGCACGCCGGCAACCGCCGCGCAGCCGGTGCCGCTCGGTCCGCCGCCGCCCGGTTATTACCGTGTGAAGCCGGGCGACACGCTGTATCGCATCGCGCTCGAAAACGGCCAGAACTATCGCGATATTTCGGCGTGGAACAATCTGACCAACCCGAACCAGATCGAAGTCGATCAACTGCTGCGCGTGGTGCCGCCGGGTGCGAACACTGCGGCGCTGACGCCGGGCGTATCGACCGCGCCGATCGGCAACGGTGGTGCGGTGCAAAGCGCGCCGCTCGGCAGCACGCCGCCGGTCGCGGGTGCGGCGGCGGGCGTGGCGACGCCGCCGGTCTACGGCGCGGGTGCGAACAATGCGGCGGTCGCGCCGCCGGTCGCCGGCAGCGATTCGGGCGCGGCGGCCAGCAACGTGAGCTTCGCGTGGCCGGTGCGCGGCCCGCTGCTCGGCACCTTCAACGACTCGACCAACAAGGGCGTCAATATTGGCGGCGCGTCGGGCGACCCGGTGAAGGCGTCGGCGGACGGCCGGGTGGTTTATGCCGGAAATGGGCTGCGTGGTTACGGCAATCTCATTATCATCAAGCATGATGCAACTTATCTCACGGCGTATGCACACAACCGTGCTTTGATGGTAAAAGAGGGTGACGCGGTGACCAAGGGGCAGAAAATCGCTGAGATGGGCAATAGCGATTCCGACCGTGTGATGTTGCATTTCGAAGTTCGCCGGCAGGGCAAACCTGTCGACCCACTGAAGTATTTGCCGCCGCAATAA
- a CDS encoding protein-L-isoaspartate(D-aspartate) O-methyltransferase, translating to MTSERAKRFPLGLEDLVREPRRPEGRPGEVRAAALAASAALNARQPSSAKPGGKPSVKPSTAGAGSAPGAPGKAPAKPQVRAHAKPQAITPPKPVAAPSAKPVASATATRVALQPSPSAKPAARASERAGTLNVAPNVALNGALALTSERVRERMVERLRANGVTDQRVLNAMSVVPRHMFVDPGLAAQAYEDAALPIGHHQTISKPSVVARMIELAAAGRALNTVLEIGTGCGYQAAVLSQVAREVYSIERIKPLSERAKTNLRPLRIPNIRLHYGDGRLGLPAAAPFDAIVIAAAGLDVPQALLEQLAIGGRLVAPVGSQEGQNQVLTLVERLGPAQWRESRLDRVFFVPLKSGVI from the coding sequence ATGACCAGCGAGCGCGCCAAGCGCTTTCCGCTCGGCCTCGAGGACCTGGTGCGCGAACCGCGCCGTCCCGAGGGGCGTCCGGGCGAAGTCCGCGCGGCGGCGCTGGCCGCGAGCGCGGCGTTGAATGCGCGTCAGCCGTCGTCGGCCAAGCCGGGCGGCAAACCATCCGTCAAGCCGTCGACGGCCGGCGCCGGCAGTGCGCCCGGCGCGCCCGGTAAAGCGCCGGCGAAGCCGCAGGTCCGCGCTCACGCCAAGCCCCAGGCCATCACGCCGCCCAAACCTGTTGCCGCGCCGTCGGCGAAACCGGTCGCGTCGGCGACGGCTACCCGTGTTGCGCTGCAACCGTCGCCGTCCGCAAAACCGGCGGCGCGCGCGAGCGAGCGTGCCGGGACGCTGAACGTCGCGCCGAACGTCGCATTGAACGGCGCCCTCGCATTGACCTCGGAACGGGTTCGCGAACGGATGGTCGAACGCCTGCGTGCGAACGGCGTGACCGATCAGCGCGTGTTGAACGCGATGTCGGTGGTGCCGCGCCACATGTTCGTCGACCCGGGCCTCGCCGCCCAGGCCTATGAAGATGCCGCGCTTCCCATCGGTCATCACCAGACGATCTCGAAGCCTTCGGTCGTCGCGCGGATGATCGAACTGGCGGCGGCCGGCCGCGCGTTGAACACGGTGCTCGAAATCGGCACGGGCTGCGGCTACCAGGCCGCGGTGCTGAGCCAGGTCGCGCGCGAGGTGTATTCGATCGAACGCATCAAGCCGCTGTCCGAACGCGCGAAGACAAACTTGCGTCCGCTGCGCATTCCGAACATCCGTCTGCATTACGGCGATGGGCGGCTCGGCTTGCCGGCGGCGGCGCCGTTCGACGCGATCGTGATCGCGGCGGCCGGCCTCGACGTACCGCAGGCTCTGCTTGAACAACTCGCGATTGGCGGCCGCCTGGTCGCGCCGGTCGGCTCGCAGGAAGGTCAGAACCAGGTGCTGACTCTGGTCGAGCGGCTCGGACCCGCGCAATGGCGCGAGTCGCGGCTTGATCGCGTTTTCTTTGTACCCTTAAAATCCGGAGTGATTTGA
- the surE gene encoding 5'/3'-nucleotidase SurE: MRILLSNDDGYLAPGLAALYEALKPIADVTVMAPEQNCSGASNSLTLSRPLSVLRSANGFYYLNGTPTDSVHIALTGMLDHTPDLVVSGINNGQNMGEDTLYSGTVAAATEGIMFGVPAIAFSLVDKDWVHLDDAVRVAAEIVAHYLEQPLPGHPLLNVNIPNLPYGQLKSWQITRLGKRHPSQPVIRQTNPRGEPIYWIGPSGSARDASEGTDFHAVANGHVSITPLQLDLTHTQMLPAARDWLRAGSGHS; this comes from the coding sequence ATGCGAATCCTACTCAGCAACGACGACGGTTACCTGGCGCCGGGCCTTGCCGCGCTTTACGAAGCGCTCAAGCCGATCGCGGATGTCACCGTGATGGCGCCCGAACAGAACTGCAGCGGCGCGTCGAACTCCCTGACGCTGTCGCGGCCGCTGTCGGTCCTGCGCTCGGCGAACGGTTTCTACTACCTGAACGGCACGCCCACCGACTCGGTGCACATCGCGCTGACCGGCATGCTCGACCATACGCCCGATCTCGTGGTCTCGGGCATCAACAACGGTCAGAACATGGGCGAGGACACGCTGTATTCGGGCACGGTCGCCGCCGCCACCGAGGGCATCATGTTCGGCGTGCCGGCCATCGCCTTTTCGCTGGTCGACAAGGACTGGGTGCATCTCGACGACGCGGTGCGCGTCGCCGCCGAGATCGTCGCGCATTATCTCGAGCAGCCGTTGCCCGGCCATCCGCTCCTGAACGTCAACATTCCGAATCTGCCGTACGGGCAACTCAAGAGCTGGCAGATCACGCGTCTCGGCAAGCGGCATCCGTCGCAGCCGGTGATCCGCCAGACCAACCCGCGCGGCGAGCCGATCTACTGGATCGGCCCGTCGGGCAGCGCGCGCGACGCGAGCGAGGGTACGGACTTCCACGCCGTCGCCAATGGCCACGTGTCGATCACACCGTTGCAGCTCGACCTGACTCACACGCAGATGCTGCCCGCGGCTCGCGACTGGCTGCGCGCCGGCAGCGGTCATTCATGA
- a CDS encoding NADPH:quinone oxidoreductase family protein has translation MRAIRCNQYGPPESLVVDNLADLEAPPGHVVIDVKAAAVNFPDVLIIENKYQFKPPLPFTPGSEVAGVVRAAGEGVSQFQPGARVVAFTGQGGFAEQALAPAAACVPLADGVPFDVAAAFTLAYGTSHHAVVDRGALQAGETMLVLGAAGGVGLAAVEIGKALGARVIAAASSDEKLAVCVKHGADATINYATEDLRERIKALTDGKGPDVIYDPVGGVYAEPAFRSIGWRGRYLVVGFANGEIPKLPLNLTLLKGASLVGVFWGDFAKREPQRNHAAFQQMTQWIGEGKLKPYVSARYALEDTGRALRDMAERRVIGKVVVTP, from the coding sequence ATGCGCGCGATTCGCTGCAATCAATACGGCCCGCCGGAGAGCCTGGTCGTCGACAACCTCGCGGACCTCGAGGCGCCGCCCGGCCACGTGGTGATCGACGTCAAGGCCGCCGCCGTCAATTTTCCCGACGTGCTGATCATCGAGAACAAGTACCAGTTCAAACCGCCGTTGCCGTTCACGCCCGGCTCGGAAGTCGCCGGCGTGGTGCGCGCGGCCGGCGAAGGCGTCAGCCAGTTTCAGCCCGGCGCGCGCGTGGTCGCGTTCACGGGCCAGGGCGGCTTCGCCGAGCAGGCGCTGGCGCCGGCCGCCGCGTGCGTGCCGCTCGCCGACGGCGTGCCGTTCGACGTGGCCGCGGCCTTCACGCTCGCGTACGGCACCTCGCATCACGCGGTGGTGGATCGCGGCGCGCTGCAGGCCGGCGAAACGATGCTCGTGCTCGGCGCGGCCGGCGGCGTCGGTCTCGCCGCGGTCGAGATCGGCAAGGCACTGGGCGCGCGGGTGATCGCGGCGGCATCGAGCGACGAAAAGCTCGCGGTCTGCGTGAAGCATGGCGCGGACGCGACGATCAACTACGCGACCGAAGATCTGCGCGAGCGCATCAAGGCGCTGACCGACGGCAAGGGGCCGGACGTGATCTACGACCCGGTCGGCGGCGTGTATGCGGAGCCGGCGTTTCGCAGCATCGGCTGGCGCGGGCGCTATCTGGTGGTCGGCTTTGCCAACGGCGAGATTCCGAAGCTGCCGCTGAATCTGACGCTGCTCAAGGGCGCGAGCCTGGTCGGCGTGTTCTGGGGCGACTTTGCGAAGCGCGAGCCGCAGCGCAATCACGCCGCGTTCCAGCAGATGACGCAGTGGATCGGCGAAGGCAAGCTCAAGCCCTACGTGTCGGCGCGTTATGCGCTGGAGGACACCGGCCGCGCGCTGCGCGACATGGCCGAGCGGCGCGTGATCGGGAAGGTGGTGGTGACGCCGTAG
- a CDS encoding ABC transporter permease, producing the protein MWKTLRPNRANLVIWQWLLLVLCFVLWYVLTSPTLLPPFYFDDPNKAAFFFGEPQKVLQRIWEWFTGGEIYLHLWITLVETVLAFAVGTALGLGIGLWLALSPLASALFDPYIKAANSMPRVILAPIFGVWFGLGIWSKVALGVTLVFFIVFFNVYQGVKEVSPVVLANARMLGANRKQLLRAVYLPSAMSWVFSSLHTSVGLAFVGSVVGEYLGSARGVGYLILQAEGTFDINTVFAGILVLTAFALILDAIVGIGERHLMKWQPKSGDTEKL; encoded by the coding sequence ATGTGGAAGACGTTGCGCCCGAACCGGGCGAATCTGGTGATCTGGCAATGGCTGCTGCTGGTGCTGTGCTTCGTGCTCTGGTACGTGCTGACCAGCCCGACGCTGCTGCCGCCGTTCTATTTCGACGACCCGAACAAGGCGGCGTTTTTCTTCGGCGAGCCGCAGAAGGTGCTGCAACGGATCTGGGAGTGGTTCACCGGCGGCGAGATCTATCTGCATCTGTGGATCACGCTGGTCGAGACGGTGCTCGCCTTCGCGGTCGGCACCGCGCTCGGTCTGGGCATCGGACTCTGGCTGGCGCTGTCGCCGCTCGCGAGCGCGCTGTTCGACCCTTACATCAAGGCCGCCAACTCGATGCCGCGCGTGATCCTCGCGCCGATCTTCGGCGTGTGGTTCGGACTGGGCATCTGGTCGAAGGTGGCGCTCGGCGTCACGCTGGTGTTTTTTATCGTGTTCTTCAACGTGTATCAGGGCGTGAAGGAAGTCAGCCCGGTGGTGCTCGCCAACGCGCGCATGCTCGGCGCGAACCGCAAGCAGTTACTGCGCGCCGTGTATCTGCCGAGCGCGATGAGCTGGGTGTTTTCCAGCCTGCATACGTCGGTGGGACTGGCGTTCGTCGGGTCGGTGGTGGGCGAGTATCTGGGCTCGGCGCGCGGCGTCGGGTATCTGATTCTGCAAGCCGAAGGCACTTTCGATATCAATACGGTGTTCGCCGGCATTCTGGTGCTGACTGCGTTCGCGCTGATTCTGGATGCGATCGTCGGCATCGGCGAACGGCATCTGATGAAATGGCAACCGAAGTCCGGCGATACGGAAAAACTGTAG
- a CDS encoding ABC transporter ATP-binding protein, with protein sequence MTVAALALENITCTFAARENRAQRYTAVKDTTLRIAPGEFVSVVGPTGCGKSTLLNVGAGLLAPSAGTVSVFGEPLKGINRRAGYMFQADALMPWRSAIDNVMAGLAFHGVPAAEARVKADAWLKRVGLGGFGDRYPHQLSGGMRKRVAMAQTLILDPDIILMDEPFSALDIQTRQLMENELLDLWAAKRKAVLFITHDLDEAIAMSDRVVVLSAGPGTHPIGEFAIDLPRPRDVAEIRAHPRFVELHAQIWSVLRDEVLKGYQQQLSAV encoded by the coding sequence ATGACCGTTGCCGCCCTGGCGCTCGAGAACATCACCTGCACGTTCGCTGCGCGCGAGAACCGCGCGCAGCGCTACACCGCCGTCAAGGACACCACGTTGCGCATCGCGCCGGGCGAATTCGTCTCGGTGGTCGGGCCGACCGGCTGCGGCAAATCCACCTTGCTGAACGTCGGCGCGGGCTTGCTGGCACCGTCGGCGGGCACGGTCAGCGTGTTCGGCGAACCGCTCAAGGGCATCAACCGGCGCGCCGGCTACATGTTCCAGGCGGACGCGCTGATGCCGTGGCGTTCGGCCATCGACAACGTGATGGCCGGCCTCGCGTTTCACGGCGTGCCGGCGGCCGAAGCCCGCGTCAAGGCGGACGCATGGCTGAAGCGCGTCGGCCTCGGCGGATTCGGCGACCGCTATCCGCACCAGTTGTCGGGCGGCATGCGCAAGCGCGTCGCGATGGCGCAGACGCTGATTCTCGATCCCGACATCATCCTGATGGACGAGCCGTTTTCCGCGCTGGATATCCAGACGCGTCAGCTGATGGAAAACGAATTGCTCGACCTGTGGGCCGCCAAACGCAAGGCGGTGCTCTTCATCACGCACGATCTCGACGAAGCGATCGCGATGTCGGATCGCGTGGTGGTGCTGTCGGCGGGGCCGGGCACGCATCCGATCGGCGAGTTCGCGATCGATCTGCCGCGGCCGCGCGACGTCGCTGAAATCCGTGCGCATCCACGCTTCGTCGAATTGCATGCGCAGATCTGGAGCGTGCTGCGCGATGAAGTACTGAAGGGGTACCAGCAGCAATTGAGCGCCGTTTAA
- a CDS encoding ABC transporter substrate-binding protein has protein sequence MQRRSFLAGTAAALAGASLGVTPSAFAQGKPETSKVAIAVGGKNLFYYLPLTIAERRNYFKDEGLDVEISDFAGGSQALKAAVGGSADVVSGAFEHTLLLQAQKQMFREFVLQGRAPQIVLAVSKKAIPNYRSIADLKGKKIGVTAPGSSTSIMASFVLAKAGLTAKDVAFIGVGAGAGAIAALQSGQIDAIANLDPVMTRLERSGDIVIVSDTRTLADTRSVFGGDMPAGCLYASQSFITKNPNTTQALTNAMVRALKWLQTATGSELINTVPEGYLLGDRAVYLDAWQHVKQALSPDGLMPADGPATSLKTLQAFDPAVQGKPIDLSKTWTNDFVKKALATVKA, from the coding sequence ATGCAGCGCAGATCCTTCCTCGCCGGTACCGCCGCCGCGCTCGCGGGCGCCTCGCTCGGCGTGACGCCGTCGGCGTTCGCGCAGGGCAAGCCTGAGACCTCGAAAGTGGCGATCGCGGTCGGCGGCAAGAACCTGTTCTATTACTTGCCGCTCACCATTGCCGAGCGCCGCAACTATTTCAAGGACGAAGGGCTCGACGTCGAAATCTCCGACTTCGCGGGCGGCTCGCAGGCGCTGAAGGCGGCCGTGGGCGGCAGCGCGGACGTGGTGTCCGGCGCGTTCGAGCACACGTTGCTGTTGCAGGCGCAGAAGCAGATGTTCCGCGAGTTCGTGCTGCAGGGCCGCGCGCCGCAGATCGTGCTGGCCGTGTCGAAGAAGGCGATACCGAACTACCGGTCGATCGCCGATCTGAAGGGCAAGAAAATCGGCGTGACCGCGCCGGGTTCGTCGACCTCGATCATGGCGAGCTTCGTGCTGGCCAAGGCCGGCTTGACCGCGAAGGACGTCGCGTTCATCGGCGTGGGAGCGGGCGCGGGTGCGATCGCCGCGTTGCAGTCGGGGCAGATCGACGCGATCGCCAATCTCGACCCGGTGATGACGCGGCTCGAACGCAGCGGCGACATTGTCATCGTGTCGGATACGCGCACGCTGGCCGATACGCGCAGCGTGTTCGGCGGCGACATGCCGGCGGGCTGCCTGTACGCGTCGCAAAGCTTCATCACGAAGAATCCGAACACCACGCAGGCGCTGACCAACGCGATGGTGCGCGCGCTCAAATGGCTGCAGACGGCGACCGGCAGCGAACTGATCAACACGGTGCCGGAAGGGTATCTGCTTGGCGACCGCGCGGTCTATCTGGATGCGTGGCAGCACGTGAAGCAGGCGCTGTCGCCCGATGGGCTGATGCCTGCCGACGGTCCGGCGACGTCGCTGAAAACCTTGCAGGCGTTCGACCCGGCGGTGCAGGGCAAACCGATCGATCTGTCGAAGACGTGGACCAACGACTTCGTGAAGAAGGCGCTGGCGACGGTCAAGGCGTAA
- a CDS encoding CaiB/BaiF CoA-transferase family protein, with protein sequence MSATSDSGARAASGNPQDQHNPHAAQDPTAPQAPAGPLAGVKVLELGTLIAGPFAARFLGEFGAEVIKIEDPKGGDPLRKWRKLYPEVGGTSLWWAVQARNKKSITINLKAEEGKEIVRRLAKEADIVVENFRPGLLEKLGLGYDVLSAENPGLVMVRLSGYGQTGPYRDRPGFGAIAESMGGLRHITGYPDLPPPRIGISIGDSIAALHGVIGALMALHHKQVNGGKGQVVDVALYEAVFNMMESVVPEYGVYGMVRERTGASLPGIVPSNTYPCRDGSIVIGGNSDPIFKRLMVAIEREDLADDPGLAHNDGRVPRTQEIDGAIAAWLASRTIDEALAVLNAADVPVGRIYSVADMFTDPQFMARQMIQRFKWQDGQEITLPAVTPKLSDTPGETRWLGPELGEHTDEVLQTLGYDADEIARLHAQQIV encoded by the coding sequence ATGAGCGCTACTTCCGATTCAGGCGCGCGCGCCGCGTCCGGGAACCCGCAAGATCAGCACAACCCGCACGCCGCGCAAGACCCAACCGCCCCCCAGGCGCCAGCCGGCCCGCTCGCCGGCGTCAAGGTACTGGAACTCGGCACGCTGATCGCTGGCCCGTTCGCCGCGCGCTTTCTCGGCGAGTTCGGCGCCGAAGTCATCAAGATCGAAGACCCCAAGGGCGGCGACCCGCTGCGCAAATGGCGCAAGCTGTATCCGGAAGTCGGCGGCACCTCGCTGTGGTGGGCCGTGCAGGCGCGCAATAAAAAGTCCATCACGATCAATCTGAAGGCCGAAGAGGGCAAGGAAATCGTGCGGCGTCTCGCGAAAGAGGCGGATATCGTCGTCGAGAATTTCCGGCCGGGTTTGCTGGAGAAGCTTGGGCTCGGTTACGACGTGCTGTCCGCCGAGAACCCCGGACTCGTGATGGTGCGTCTGTCCGGCTACGGCCAGACCGGCCCGTATCGCGACCGGCCCGGTTTCGGCGCGATCGCCGAGTCGATGGGCGGTCTGCGCCACATCACCGGGTATCCCGATTTGCCGCCGCCGCGCATCGGCATTTCGATCGGCGATTCGATCGCCGCGCTGCACGGTGTGATCGGCGCATTGATGGCGCTGCATCACAAGCAGGTGAACGGCGGCAAAGGGCAGGTGGTCGACGTCGCGCTGTACGAAGCCGTCTTCAACATGATGGAAAGCGTGGTGCCCGAGTACGGCGTGTATGGGATGGTGCGCGAGCGCACCGGCGCATCGCTGCCGGGCATCGTGCCGTCGAACACGTATCCGTGCCGCGACGGCAGCATCGTGATCGGCGGCAATAGCGATCCGATCTTCAAGCGCCTGATGGTGGCGATCGAACGCGAGGATCTCGCCGACGATCCGGGTCTCGCGCACAACGACGGACGCGTGCCGCGCACCCAGGAAATCGACGGCGCGATCGCCGCGTGGCTCGCCAGCCGCACCATCGACGAAGCGCTCGCCGTGCTGAACGCGGCCGACGTGCCGGTCGGGCGCATCTATAGCGTCGCGGATATGTTCACCGATCCGCAGTTCATGGCGCGCCAGATGATCCAGCGTTTCAAGTGGCAGGACGGCCAGGAAATCACGCTGCCGGCGGTCACGCCGAAGCTCTCCGACACGCCCGGCGAAACGCGCTGGCTTGGCCCCGAACTGGGTGAACATACCGATGAAGTCCTGCAAACGCTAGGTTATGATGCAGACGAAATCGCACGGTTGCATGCGCAACAGATCGTCTGA
- the recR gene encoding recombination mediator RecR, which translates to MKQPSALSALVEALRALPGVGPKSAQRMAYHLMQHDRDGAEKLGRSLLFATEHLQHCEKCNTFTEAQICEVCLDEERDPTLLCVVETPADQIMLEQTLTYRGLYFVLMGRLSPLDGVGPKEIHFDRLVKRASDGIVKEVVLATNFTNEGEATAHYLGQTLKARGLSVTRLARGVPVGGELEYVDAGTIARAMLDRRTM; encoded by the coding sequence ATGAAACAACCCTCCGCCTTGTCGGCGCTCGTCGAAGCGCTGCGCGCGCTGCCCGGCGTCGGGCCGAAGTCCGCGCAACGCATGGCCTATCACCTGATGCAGCACGACCGCGACGGCGCCGAAAAGCTCGGCCGCTCGCTGCTGTTCGCGACCGAGCATCTGCAGCATTGCGAAAAGTGCAACACGTTCACCGAGGCGCAGATCTGCGAGGTCTGCCTCGATGAAGAGCGTGATCCCACGCTGCTGTGCGTCGTCGAGACGCCGGCCGACCAGATCATGCTCGAACAGACCCTCACGTACCGTGGCCTGTATTTCGTGCTGATGGGGCGGCTCAGTCCGCTCGACGGCGTGGGCCCGAAGGAAATTCATTTCGACCGGCTGGTGAAGCGCGCGTCGGACGGCATCGTCAAGGAAGTCGTGCTCGCCACCAATTTCACCAACGAAGGCGAAGCCACCGCGCATTACCTTGGGCAGACGCTCAAGGCGCGCGGTCTGTCGGTCACGCGGCTCGCGCGCGGCGTGCCGGTGGGCGGCGAACTCGAATATGTCGACGCCGGTACGATCGCCCGCGCGATGCTGGATCGTCGAACGATGTAA
- a CDS encoding YbaB/EbfC family nucleoid-associated protein gives MMKGQLAGLMKQAQQMQENMKKMQEQLAQIEVEGQSGAGLVKVTMTCKNDVRRVSIDPSLLADDKDMLEDLVAAAFNDAVRKAEATAQEKMGGMTSGLPLPPGFKLPF, from the coding sequence ATGATGAAAGGTCAACTCGCCGGGCTGATGAAACAAGCCCAGCAGATGCAGGAAAACATGAAGAAGATGCAGGAGCAGCTCGCTCAGATCGAAGTCGAGGGCCAGTCGGGCGCCGGTCTCGTGAAGGTGACGATGACCTGCAAGAACGACGTGCGCCGCGTGTCGATCGACCCGAGCCTGCTCGCCGACGACAAGGACATGCTCGAGGATCTCGTCGCCGCTGCATTCAACGACGCCGTGCGCAAAGCCGAAGCCACCGCTCAGGAAAAGATGGGCGGCATGACGTCGGGCCTGCCGTTGCCGCCGGGCTTCAAGCTGCCGTTCTGA